DNA sequence from the Streptomyces canus genome:
CCACAACGCCCTTGAAGTCCATCTCGGCACCGATCGGCAGCTGCATGACCAGCGGCACGGCACCCAGACGGTCCGAGATCATGTCCACACAGCGGTGGAACTCGGCGCCGGTACGGTCCAGCTTGTTCACGAAGCAGATGCGCGGCACGCCGTAACGGTCGGCCTGACGCCACACCGTCTCGGACTGCGGCTCGACACCGGCGACACCGTCGAACACCGTGACGGCACCGTCGAGCACGCGGAGCGAACGCTCCACCTCGACCGTGAAGTCGACGTGCCCGGGGGTGTCGATGATGTTGATCGTGTAGTCGTTGTCCTCGAGCGGCCAGTGACAGGTGGTGGCAGCAGAGGTGATCGTGATGCCACGCTCCTGCTCCTGCTCCATCCAGTCCATGGTGGCGGCGCCGTCGTGGACCTCACCGATCTTGTAGCTGACGCCGGTGTAGAAGAGGATCCGCTCGGTGGTGGTCGTCTTGCCCGCGTCGATGTGGGCCATGATCCCGATGTTGCGGACCTTGGCCAGGTCAAGTGAAGTGGTAGCCATAAGGCTTCGGTCTTCTCTCGGTCTCGATGGGGTCTGCGACTACCAGCGGTAGTGCGCGAAGGCCTTGTTGGACTCGGCCATCTTGTGGGTGTCCTCGCGCTTCTTGACGGCCGCACCGAGGCCGTTCGAAGCGTCGAGAAGCTCGTTGAGCAGACGCTCGGTCATGGTCTTCTCGCGACGGGCGCGGGAGTAACCGACCAGCCAGCGCAGGGCGAGCGTGTTCGCACGGCCCGGCTTGACCTCGATCGGGACCTGGTAGGTCGCGCCACCGACACGGCGGGACTTGACCTCGAGGGTCGGCTTGATGTTCTCCAGCGCGCGCTTCAGCGTGATGACCGGGTCGTTGCTGGTCTTCTCGCGCAGGCCCTCCATGGCGCCGTACACGATGCGCTCGGCGGTGGAGCGCTTGCCGTTCAGCAGCACCTTGTTGATGAGGGAGGTCACCAGAGGAGAACCGTAGACCGGGTCGATGATGACCGGGCGCTTCGGGGCGGGGCCCTTACGAGGCATTTCTACTTCTCCTTCTTGGCGCCGTAGCGGCTGCGGGCCTGCTTGCGGTTCTTGACACCCTGGGTGTCGAGCGAACCGCGGATGATCTTGTAACGAACACCGGGCAGGTCCTTCACACGACCGCCACGCACGAGCACGATGGAGTGCTCCTGCAGGTTGTGTCCCTCACCCGGAATGTAAGCAGTGACCTCGATCCCGCTGGTCAGACGCACACGCGCGACCTTACGCAGGGCCGAGTTCGGCTTCTTCGGGGTGGTCGTGAACACACGCGTGCAGACGCCACGACGCTGAGGGGAACCCTCGAGTGCGGGCGTCTTGTTCTTCTCGACCTTGTCCTGCCGGCCCTTCCGGACCAGCTGCTGGATCGTAGGCACTACTTCTCCGGTTTCTGTGTGCCGAATGGTGAAGCTAACCTGGAACTTCGCCGACCCACGCGGTCGGGTGTGTCGAATCCGGCGGACTTCCGCCGCGAGGCGAAAAGGGCGCAGATTACGGTGGCCGCTCGAGGCTCCCCTAGTGCGGTTGAAGGCACGCACGAGAACCAGGGCACACCCCAGGCACAAGGTCTGAGCGTACCCAGCTGATTCGCTGCGGTCAAAACAAATGGACGGCGGCAACCTCTCGGGGCGACCGGTGTCAAGCCCCTACACCGTGGATGATCTTCGATTTCACACTGCGCACATGTGGAGACCGACCCCCCGGGCCCCCACCGACCCTCCGCCCACGGGGCTCACCCGGAGGCGAGTCCCACGGCGATCAGCAGCGTCATCAGGATCGACCACGCGGCGATCGACAGCCAGCCGAACACCAGCCCGGTCAGCGCGAGCCCGTCGCCGCTCTCTCCCGTCCGGTCGATCTCCGCGCGCGCCGCGTGCCCGAGGATCACCGCCGGAATCGCGGTGAACCCGAGGGTCGGCACACACAGCAGCCCGCACACCGCGGCTCCGACCGCCTTCCCGTTCGCCCGCGGCCGCGGGGCGGGCAGGAAGGTCCGCGGTACGGCGGTGACGGGCGCCGGCTGGGGCATGGGCCCGAGCGGCAGATCGGACACGAGCAACGCCAACTCCCCGACCGTACGGGCGCCGTAGGCCCGCTCCACCCGCTTGTCGAACTCGCCCTTCTCCAGCCGCCCCTCCCCGTAGCCGGCCCGAAGCACATCGACGGCGCGCTCACGGTCGGCATGCGAGGCAAGCATGGCGGAGGCACTCGGCGGGGCCTGCGGGACGGGGTACGCGGGCCAGGGGCGCGCGACGGGAGCGTGCGCGCCGGTCCAGGGCCGCGCTGCCGGTCCGTCCCGTCCCGGCTCTGACGGCGACTCGTCCTTGCCCTGCCATGCTTGCCACGACGGTTGCGACACAGGAGCACCCCCTGGGCGGTCGAATGCCTCCATGATGCTCCAACGCTCCGATACCGGGACAGGTTCCCGCACCCCCAACGGGAAACACCCGGACAGGTCACCCTCCTCCCCGACCGGTACGCCACGCTGCGGACGCCGACGCCCCCCGCGGGGCTCCCGGCGGCCCGCGGGGCCTTCAGGGCGCTCTCAGAGCCGTCGGAACGCCGACGGGCGGCCACCCCGTGCGAAACGGAGTGACCGCCCTTCAGTGGTTCAGACGCAGGCCCTACTGGTTGTACGGCCCGTAGTCGTAGTCCTCCAGCGGCACAGCCTGCCCGGAGCCCGTGCCGAACGGCGAGTAGTCGATGTCGTCGTAGCCGACGGCCGAGTACATCGCTGCCTTGGCCTCCTCGGTCGGCTCGACCCGGATGTTGCGGTAGCGGGACAGACCCGTACCGGCCGGGATGAGCTTACCGATGATGACGTTCTCCTTGAGGCCGATGAGGCTGTCGGACTTGGCGTTG
Encoded proteins:
- the rpsG gene encoding 30S ribosomal protein S7 is translated as MPRKGPAPKRPVIIDPVYGSPLVTSLINKVLLNGKRSTAERIVYGAMEGLREKTSNDPVITLKRALENIKPTLEVKSRRVGGATYQVPIEVKPGRANTLALRWLVGYSRARREKTMTERLLNELLDASNGLGAAVKKREDTHKMAESNKAFAHYRW
- the rpsL gene encoding 30S ribosomal protein S12, whose product is MPTIQQLVRKGRQDKVEKNKTPALEGSPQRRGVCTRVFTTTPKKPNSALRKVARVRLTSGIEVTAYIPGEGHNLQEHSIVLVRGGRVKDLPGVRYKIIRGSLDTQGVKNRKQARSRYGAKKEK
- a CDS encoding DUF1707 and DUF4190 domain-containing protein; amino-acid sequence: MLASHADRERAVDVLRAGYGEGRLEKGEFDKRVERAYGARTVGELALLVSDLPLGPMPQPAPVTAVPRTFLPAPRPRANGKAVGAAVCGLLCVPTLGFTAIPAVILGHAARAEIDRTGESGDGLALTGLVFGWLSIAAWSILMTLLIAVGLASG